In Sandaracinus amylolyticus, the following proteins share a genomic window:
- the parA gene encoding ParA family partition ATPase: MTTIVAIAGQKGGTGKSTIAVCLAAEWKSRGKRVLLVDADPQGTSLTWGEVAAELNLAAPTVIAMGDNLRRDLPGAAEAYDVVVVDCPGRAGGKRTAGALLVADAVLLPCAPATPDIWALSGSIDAVQEAQAIRPDLRGAIVLNRVDRTAMTKKTRDALSQAGLPVLKASLGARVAFNKTLAAGEGITTYEGGSTAANELRRLVDEVEDLLEMEAVDVA, translated from the coding sequence ATGACCACGATCGTTGCGATTGCCGGGCAAAAAGGCGGCACAGGGAAGAGCACCATCGCGGTGTGCCTCGCCGCCGAATGGAAATCTCGGGGCAAACGGGTTCTCCTCGTCGACGCAGATCCACAAGGAACGTCCTTGACGTGGGGTGAGGTCGCTGCCGAACTCAATCTGGCGGCACCAACGGTCATCGCGATGGGTGACAACCTGCGCCGCGACCTTCCGGGCGCTGCTGAAGCGTACGATGTGGTCGTCGTCGACTGCCCTGGTCGCGCGGGTGGCAAGCGGACCGCCGGCGCCCTGCTCGTCGCTGACGCAGTGCTCCTGCCGTGTGCTCCTGCGACGCCCGACATCTGGGCGCTCAGCGGCTCAATTGACGCGGTGCAGGAGGCTCAGGCGATCCGTCCCGACCTCCGCGGCGCGATCGTCCTGAATCGTGTCGATCGCACCGCGATGACGAAGAAGACGCGCGATGCGCTCTCGCAAGCTGGTCTGCCCGTATTGAAGGCTTCGCTCGGCGCGCGAGTAGCATTCAACAAAACACTCGCCGCCGGCGAGGGGATCACGACGTACGAGGGCGGCAGCACCGCGGCGAACGAGCTGCGGCGTCTCGTCGACGAAGTCGAAGACCTGCTCGAAATGGAGGCCGTAGATGTCGCGTAA
- a CDS encoding lecithin retinol acyltransferase family protein, giving the protein MTDRNGPDGWPQVVHKSKRRGVVAEESWSEFAAGRPVHVIGYLGTASPDVVIARARARIGERWSPLRNCQHFVRACHAVVECSPDLDRAWRPVVPMMLALTAYGAFRLVASGGA; this is encoded by the coding sequence GTGACGGACCGGAATGGCCCCGACGGCTGGCCGCAGGTCGTGCACAAGAGCAAGCGTCGCGGCGTCGTGGCGGAGGAGAGCTGGAGCGAGTTTGCGGCGGGGCGCCCCGTGCACGTCATCGGCTATCTCGGCACCGCGTCGCCCGACGTGGTGATTGCGCGAGCGCGCGCTCGCATCGGTGAACGCTGGTCGCCGCTGCGGAACTGCCAGCACTTCGTGCGCGCGTGTCATGCAGTCGTCGAGTGCTCCCCCGACCTCGATCGTGCGTGGCGACCCGTCGTGCCGATGATGCTCGCGCTCACTGCATACGGCGCGTTCCGACTCGTGGCGAGTGGAGGCGCGTAG